The stretch of DNA tagcttgtttttgttgcggtTTACCATACCAtaaaaaaaatggaagaaaactTAAACTTTGGCTCAAAATATCTTCAGTTGTAGACTTTCTATGGAAGCGAATTTTACAGCAAATGAAAGCGtataaatttgtgtgtttcgattgccaaataaaatgaattaaagtGCGCAAAGGTTATGGAATTTTCAACAATTACTTCGTAGGCATACCCAAGCAGccttcaacaacaaaattgcacAAGAAATGGACACACAAATGTAGTTTActttttaaaaaaatgttctttAATTTGCATCATCCATATGTGTCTTTGCACGGTATGTAAGTATTCTATCTATTAAAGCCTAATCTGGCATCAcacatcgctgctgctgcttctgttgctgctgctgctgttggtccgTTCTTAGTCTTTTTTGGCAATCAGACCCTGCTTCTTGAGCTGCCGCAGTGCGCACTTGGCTGCCGTACATTTGGCTATTCGGTAGTTGCGTCCAATGCCGCGGAAGGTGCCCTTGCTGAAGACATCGACGGTGACACGCACCCGACGTCCGTCGGCCAGTTTCTCGGGCTTGCCGAATTTCGCCGTCTCCGGTTCCAGTTCGAGCAGCTCACGGATGGGTGACTTTGGCACAGAGTTGCTGAATTGTTCGATCTCGGGGCTCATCATATTGCTGTAGACATGCCAGACCACATCGAGGGACATGTTTGAATCGAGAAAAATGGCACCGGCAATCGATTCGAAGACATCGCCCAAGGCTTTGGGCACCTCAACATCCTCGGCATCATCGCACTCCTCCTCGGACAGCAAGTAGTActaaaaaggagagaaaattGTGAAACACGAATGTAAATATGACCGATTGTTCATGTCCTACCTCCTCGCTGATGCTGTGTCCGTTCTCCTGCTGGATGCGCACAAACCGATCGATGACATCGTTCAGTCCGGGCGATAAATGCCGAAAGAACTTGTGGAAACCGTGTCGTACGGCCAGCGAGGCAAAGATTGTGTTGTTCACCAGAGCGGAACGCAGATCGGTGAGTGCACCAGGCGAGTGCTGGCGCGGATCCTCGTACAGGTGACGCGTGATCAAGTAGTCCAGCACGGCATCGCCCAGGAACTCCAGCCGCTGGTAGCAGTCGGTCAGTCGATTGGGCGTGTAGCTGGCGTGCGTCATGGCCTGCAGTAGGTAGGAACGATCGCGGAATCTGTACCCCAGGCTGGCCTCAAACTCATCAAAGCCGCTGAGCAAATGCTCCAGTTCCCTCTCCGCATGGGGGGCATAGTGCAGCAGGGGGCTGCGTGGCGTGGGCCACGACCCATACACCGTCACCATTTGGTTGGCATCGGGACTGGTGCTGCCGGGCGTTCGCTCCACATCGCTGGCAGCTGCCGGCTGTCGGTTGTACGGCAGCACGCGCACACCCAGCCAGGCCATGAAGAGCAGCGCACCACGGGGCCCGCACTCGATGAGGTAGGCCCCAATCAGAGCCTCCACGCAATCGGCAATCGACTTGTCCGGTATGCTGTGCTGCGACACCAGATTGTAGGGTATAAAGCAGCTGAAATCGTTGCAACTCTCGTTCGATTCGTCCAGCGGCACGGTTGTCGGCTGTGCCGTTGCCTGATCTGCGCCGCTGTCCGTCAGCCCCAATGCCTCGGCCTTCTCGCGCACCATCTCGCATATCTGGACGCTGCTCAGGTTCTTAATGTCCAGCAGATCGGCCAGCTTCCAGTGGTGCGTGGGTATCTTGGCCTCGATCAGTGCTTTTTCCAGCTCCTTGGGCACGTAGTAGCACGGCGGCAGCCAGTTGTCGTGCGGCTCGAACTTCGTGGCTATCATATACTCGCCCAGACGCTTGCGCCTGCCCAGGCGATACAGATTCAGATTGGCCACCTGCTTCGAGCGCAGGTGGCTCAGCTTGCCCTCGTGGACGTTCTCGTACGTGATGTACAGATAGGTGGTGATGGCATACTTGAGGAACGAGTCACCGATGGTCTCCAGGCGCTCCAGATTGATGCCATCGTTGGCATTGGACATGGTCAGGGCCTGGAGTATAACACTGGGACTGGGCCCGGGATGGCCCACAAGCTCTGGCTGCAGATCAAAGCTAAAGCCCGCAGGCAGGATCATTGGCGGCGTTGCTTTCACTGGACTGGCGCCGCTAATCTGCAGTCTGTCATACTGCAATcgcagctgcttctcctcgAGGTTCAGTCTGTGGTGATCGTTGTAGTTGTCGAAGCTGTCGCCACAGCCCAATACGCTGTAGATTTCATCAGCATGTGCGCCCACCCAATCCGCATTTAGATCAATCAAATCCGACAGCTGAAACTCGGGCCGTTCGCCCAgtttctgcagcagcttctcctccgGCACGTAGGGCAGCAACTGCTTCAGCAGCTCAATCATCGAGTGGGTGCTGACGTGTGCTTCTGCAGGATCGCTGCGCTTCAGCGACAGCTGCTGATCGTGCGGCACCAGCATGCCGCAGCTCTCAATCTCCGACTGCAGCTTGAGTATCGATTGCTCGTAGTCCACGCTGGGCTGTGCACAGTCCTCCAGCTGCGGCCTTTGCTCATCGAACTTGAAGCCAATCAACAGATTCTTCGTCTGCTGATACTGCCGCTCGTTGGCGTTTGTCGCCTGGATAATGGAGATCTGCTTCTGTCGCTTCTCCACATCCTGGGCCGTCTCAATGGTTTCTGCCTCGTTTTTGGATGTGAATGCAATGCGTCCCGCATCGATGTCATCCGCCACAGCATCCTCATCCGAGCTGTAGTTGCCATGGAAATAGTTGAGCGGCACTCCATGGTCATCCTCCCCATAGCTGGAGCCCAGAGAGTTGTCCGAGTCGTAGTACGTGAAGCTGGGCTTGCCCGCGGCACGACCCTTTCCCGcggcactctgctgctgcttgctcttgCTTTTCGGTTGCTTCAGCGAGCCATCGGCGTTGCTCACATCCCAGAAGGTGGGCGAACCATAGCGTGTCTGCTCATCGCCTGCAAGAAGAAGGATTTGGTCATTGCTTAAACTCGAACAATCCATGGGGAATGGTCGGTTTCAACTTACAGAACTTCACGTTGGCCGGCAGCACAGGCAGATAGGACTCCTCGtcttcttcgtcttcgtcctcATCGTCGAAGGAGGCAATGTCATCGGCCATGTCGTTCGACCATGTCCCAATCTCAATGAAATCCTCGTCCGCCTCCTGCAGCTTCTGTTCCCCCTCGATGATCAGTTCGTTGGCGCTCTTGGCGGCTGCCTTCTCCTCCACCGTCGCCGCTTCGCTTGCCACTGGCAGAGGTTCGCTCTCTGCCTTCGTCACCTGCGCCTTGCCATTCGTGACGGCGGAGTCCTTTTGCTTGGACTCGCGCGACTTCTTCAGCACCTCCGACAGACTCCAGCCAAAGTCCAGCATGGGCCACTCAAACTGCTCCTCCTGGTCGATCTGCTGCCGTCCCAGGCCCAGATCTGCAGACACTTGCTTGCGTATATCATCCGCCAGGAGCAGCCCGTTGATGCGGTACAGGATGCAGGGCAGGCAGACGGCAGTGCGCCACAGCGAAGCGGGAAACGGATGCACTGTGCACAGCTCCGGCACGAGGATCTGCTTCTGTTCGAGATTCTCACGCTTGGCGCGCTTCGTCTCCTCCGAGCTGGTGGGCAGTGCCACGCCCTTGCGGTTGACATAACGCGGCGTGAGGAAGTTGAGGCGCGCACTCGTGTGATCCACATCGAGCAACGGCTGTGCGGCATTCTGTATGGTGAGGCCGTACTTGACGAAGTAATAGTGCTTGAAGGTGCGATAGTTGTCGCCGGGGAAGCAACTGAGCGGAGAGAGATGCGGACAGATCTCTGCCACGTAAAAGTACTGCGGCTGATCCTGGTTGCGGTACCAGGGCATAACGACAGCATCCTGAAAGCGCTGCGCATCAAATGGCTGCGCGAGGCGCTCCTCATCGGGCACCGACTTGGGCATTGTGTTGCCATTGGCCTGGATGAGCTCCAGGAACTTCCAGTCGATCTGCTTGCTGCCCTGCGGCGACCCCGTCTTGAGTGTGGGCACAATGAACACACAATTCTCGGTGGAATCGGGATCGAAGAGCATGAGGAACTTCTGCAGGCGCAGCACATTGGTGAACGTGTAGTTCAGGAAGCCATTGATGCAGCCAATCTGTTCGGGCGTCAGCACCACCCgctccttggccagctccagcgagACCTTCACCTCCCCGGAGCGTGTGAATATCGAGAAGGCGCTCAGCTTGGGTATCCGCTTCATGGTGAGTATGCCAAAGCCCTGCTGGGCATCTTCCGGCGGGTAGATCTTCCTGCCCCTTGTGTTCTGCTCCTCGGGTATGGGGCACTGCAGCGTCAGCTTGATGAAGTACAGGTAGCAGGGAGCCCCGGCCACCGGTCGACAGTCGCAGAACTCCGAGGCAATGCGCTTGTAGTAGTACTGCCGACGCTTTGTGGTTCCCGGACGCGGCTCGTCGCTCAGCTGCACGATCTGCTCGTCCTCGGGCTCCAGCTCGAAGCACTCCCAGTCGGCTTCCAACGCCCGGAAACCCTCCTTGCCAATGGGCTGCAGTTGATCATCGAGCTCCCCGATCTTATGCAGCTCCACGCACGCCTGCAGGGCAGCCAAGCGTCGCGCCAACGTTTGtgtgggcagcggcagaccCTTGAGAAGAAGAGAACGGAAAGTTAACAAAGATTGGAATGGGGAGAAGCGAGTTCTCTCTACGCACCACAATGTCATGTTTGAGCGGCGAGTTGATGGGCAGGCGTAGCGTGTACTGATAGAGCGTGACGCCTGCGCGCTCGCTGCGCGTGCAGCGCCACAGGGCCGTCAGCTTGGTGAAGGTATCGCTGGGCAGCCGCGCACAGTACTTGTTGACCAGCGCTATGGCCGTGCCCAGATCCACAGAGGCGCCCGTGAGCAGCTGCGGCTTGGGTCGGTATGCCGCGAGGCAGCTGTTGAAGCGTtccgcctcctgctgctcctgctcgggTGGCTCTGTGTTGGCACATTTTGAGAGCAGCATCTGTTCGATCTCCCGATACTGGGCCATCTGATGGACCAGCGCTTTTGTGGTGCTGGCCAGGCCATCCTCCATAGCCGCGTGGGCCTCCGTTTGGTCATCATTCTCTTTGGGTGCTGGCACCTCACACTGGAAGCGCTTTCGGGGCTTGCGCTCCCCACTGGATTGGCTCTCGCTGGGCGGGGTGTTGTTCAGACTGACGGCCTCGTCGCTGGAATTGCTGCTGTCCAGGGCAATGGCTGGCGTCTCGTCCTGGATCTCCTTAATCTCGCATGCCGTGGGCGGCACACTGCTAAACACCTCCGGATTGAGAATCTTCACGGTGCCGCGGGCCGTGCCGAAGGTATAGGGATCGGAGCCAAGAGAGTTCGGCATGGCCGAGTCATCCGAGTCGCTGTCCACCTCCGCCGAGTCTCCGGCCGGGCCGCAGACAAAGCGATGACTCTTGTCCGTCAGCTGCACCTCCCCAATCACGGGACTGACATACCTGGGGGCCACCAGGATAACATGGTAGGCTGGGGCGGCACGGGCGCGACCCTTGCACTGGACATAGCTGCGGTAGGTGGTAGGGGGATCCCAGCGCACCACCAGATTGCACTTGGGCACATCGATGCCCTCCTCCAGCACCGAGGTGCCAATGAGAACATTGCAGTCGTGCATGCGAAACCGCTTGAGCACCTCCTCCTGCCTACGATGCTCCAGCTCGGCCTCCTTGGGCTCTGTGGCGGGATCGGCCACCCGATCCGTGGTGTACTGGCAGCGCAGGAACTTCAAATCGGCATCCCGCTTGCCCATCTCCGCCAGCAGCTCGAACAGCACGCGCGCCGTGTGGTTTTGGTTGCAATAAATCAGCGCGCAAAGCGTGTCCCCGCCGTCGTGCTGATCCCGGTTATGGCGTCGCGTGTACACACGCCGCCGCACACGGTTGTGCGAGTTGGCGCCGTGCTTGCCCTTCGCTGGCGATGAGTGCGCCTGGGTGGTTGTTGGTGGCGGGGGGCGATGGCTGTTGCGTTTCGGGAAAGGTTTGCCCTCTGGATGCTGCAATATGTGCTCCAGATTGGCCACCAGGCTGCGTGTGTCCGTTGCCTGCGTCTCCAGCTGATCCACCACCTGGCACTTGGTCTCCAGTGCATGGGAGAGCTTGTTGAAGTCCGCATGCTCCACTTGATGGCGGATCTTGCGCAGTCCATCGGcctgcccatggccatggctatcCTCCGGCTTGAAGCAGCGCAGCGTCTGCAGCAGGCGCTTCACCTTGGGACTGGAATACCGCTCAATGGTCTGCCGTGGGTCGCCCGCTCCTTGTTGCTTCTGGAATGTGTGATCGCAGAGGGAGTGCAGCTGCACGAGGGCCGTGCTCACGAGGCAGTACAGCAGATAATGGCGTTCGTGGGGCGTCTTCACCTTCAGCTTTTCGTTGCTCTGGTAGAAGTGATGAGCCGCTCGCTGCGTGCACCAGGGACCCATCTCATGCAGCACAACCAGCAGCGAGTCGATGACGTACAGCGGATCAAGCTTCGGATCGGGTATGTCTGCGTATTCAAATCAAGGCGTTTAGCTTGAGCTTGAGGCGTTACAGTCAGCCACTTACCTTTCAAATCCTCCATGAACTGATCCATGCCATAAATCTCGAACGGATCGTAGCGATGGTCCACCAGGAAGGACTTGTGCGTGTTCAGTATGTCGGCCAGCACCAGCGAAAGTTCATCCATCTCGAACGGCGCACACTGCACGATGTATTCGTGGGGCTTTGAGCAGTAGCGCAGCACGGTGACAATGTCGCTGGCCGTCTCGATGCGACACAGAACATTCTGCTCGAGGGTGACCAGCATGGcgctcagctgctgcagctcacAGCCAGCGCTGTGCAGGGGACCGGCCAGACCCAGTACTCGCGGTCTGTCCGACGGCACAGCCGGCAATATGTGCTCCTCGAATATGGGCAGTATGCGCTGATAGACGGCGCTGTCATGGCAGTCCTCGAGCACAATCAGCTCGATGCTGCTCAGCGGCAGTTCGCGCGATTCCAGCAGGCAGAGGAGTCCCTCCGGGCGCAAAATGGACACATGATAGTCCGTCCAGCAGTGGGCAAAGGGCACTTGCATGtccggctgctcctgccacactCGCAGGTCCGTCAGGTGTGTAAGCATCGTGTATATGGCCGCGGGCTCCTTGTCTTTTCCCACCTCGCAGCTGAGATAAACACTAACCTTGCCATGACGGCGACCGCGGCGGgacagctcctgcagcagcttcagggCAATGAATTCCTTGGAGCTCCTGTGGCCCAGGCAGATGATGGTGTTGCGCTCATAGGcggctgccagcagctccacttgGAAGTCACGCGGCGTGAACACCGTGGTGTGCAAATTGTTGTCGCACCAATGGAACGCCATAATGGGCGTGGGCCTGCACCAGGCCTCCTGTGATtcctatatatgtatgtatgtagtatgtatcTTCTGTGATTtcaaaacgaatcgaatgcTTAAAAGCTGCTGCCGGCTTGTTCTCGTGTTGATACCATCaatgtgaccgcggatttatcgataggTTATACCGCATGACCCTTGCAAAAATACTTTCTCATTtgcaaaatataccgcaaatagTGCGAATCCCAAATCATTTCCATCTTGTTTGatattcaattcaatattACCAGCTTGTTAGGATTCTCAGCACTAAAACTATAGTTTCATTCGATACATCAATCAATTCTCTACAAGATTGGCTATTTATAATGGCAGAATTTGATTGGATGTTTTCAAAACAAGGTTGAAACAAAAAGGTAAATAAAAAGAACTGAGCATAAACGTAACGTAAGGGGAATGTTACGCTTTTGACTACTTGTTGCATGTCCGACCGGTACACcctatttccattaattaatgtTAAAATTAGGTTTTCCAAGCtgcttttaaacattttcttaatGACATTATGTTAGAATGACAAATATGCATAACTAAATGATTTAGTATGTTTTTTGAAAAGCGATTCTGGTTATCGATCGACTGCGACTACTTTCAAGACAACccgcaaacattttattgcgaaTTTTAAACCTAAAATTGACAAAATGCGTCGCTCCCAGGCTCCTTCCGTGCGTCGGGCAGCAAAGCGGGGGTACCAAGAAGTGGCGCCGCAAGAGGAACCGCCAGCTGATTGGCCCGCGGCTACACCGACAACCATGGAATGGGGCACTGCCAAGGGCTACGAGAGCGTGGGACCACGGGAGCTGAAACCTGGCGAAAATCCTCTCAAAGAAGGCCGCATCTTTCATGTGCTCTGGCGGAATCAGACCACCAAGAAGCACAAAATTTGGACTGGCAATGGCACCCTGGTGATAGCCGAATCTAAGGCCACACTGAAAGACGACACGGGGAAGGTTGTGGACAGCATGACGTGCTTCCGCCAGAGAAACTTCAAGGAAAACGATCAGCTGCAGGTTGGCAGCAAAGATGTGGAGCTGCAAGATGAGTTCAAGACTGTTGAGGAGTGCATTGAATATCGGAAACTGGAAATTGCAAATTGGTGTGCAAAAATAGATGCACTAAACGGCCACATTGAAACTCCCACGCCGCCCGGGGGTAGCAGTAAACCGGGCAGAGTGTCAGATCCTCCCGTCAGGCCACCCCTCAGGACATCCCTGCTGAACAAAGGCTCTGCCCCAGCTGCCACTTACAAGCAAATCGAATACATGTGCTTCCTGCAGCCCGCAGAACATCAAGCTAAAGCGCTTCAGCAGCTCCATGAACTCAGTCAACGCTCGGACATGGTAAGAACGCAACAATCCTGAGCGCAAGTCTAACTCTTTGCTTATTATAGGAACCGCACATCATTGCTGAACTTGGAAAACATATTTGCGATCATCCCGTGCTGCTGAAAACTCGAGTTAGCGAGCTGCAAAGCTGCGAGGCgatgcagttgctgttgctccagctGCCGCCCTGGCAGGAAATGGGTCCCGATGACTCGACCAAATTTGAGTTTGTTTCTCTGATGCTCGATGACTTGGCCAcggcaggcagccacaaaatctGTGTTCTAGCAAACAGTCAGAATTGCCTGGAGCTGTTCAAAGGTTACTGTCGCTCCTATGACATGCCACACATGCAGCTGGATAATGCCAGCGATGTGGCGACATTTAACTCCACAGAGGCTCAGGCAGCAAGGGTTGCCCTGGTATTGGCCAGTCGCTCGTCAGAGATACGTTCTCTTCTCTGCCAATATCTCATTATTTACAATTATGACGCGAGATCGAGGGCggaacagctgctggctggcaaggAAATGGACACAAAAGTTTACACATTGATAACATCCAGTGGATGCTCAGAGGAGCTGGAGTTTTATAAGAGTCTAGAGCTAGTACCTGGAGGAGCTACCAATGTGAGTGCtcacacattttcattgttttgtttgacttttactttttttcagGCTTTGGCGAATTTGTCGAATGTGAAGCCCCCTTACAGCCAAGAGTTTCTCGAGGTATTTCAGCACTTTACGCAgaattttctgtttatttgaAATAGTTTAATTTATTCTTTGCAGGATGCATCCATCAGCGTTAATCTGGAGAGTCTAACCAACATTTTTGTTAAGAAAAACGTTAAGTAAATGAAGCACGAGATTTAATATTTAACGTTGCTGTTGGACAACTCTTTGGGGAAGGCCATAAGGCTTACCgacattatttattatattgaTTATTGATAAATGTAGGAATATAATGGCACTTTGGTTATGCATATAATAAGCTCCGTAATCCCCAATAGTTCTGGCCTTTTACttcagcagcttctgcagGTTTTCCATGCGCAGTGAGTAGTTGTTTTCCTGGTTCTTTACAATCTCATCGCAGGTCACACGGGCACCCACTTGCAGATGTTTCTCGAGACGTTGGACCTGCGCATCGGTGAGCTCTTCGGGAAGACCTACGATAGAAATAGAAGGAAAAAtgaatttgctttgctttgcatgCGAATCAAAATTTTTTACCAATCAAATCATATTCGGTAGTCAATACGGGATAAGTTAATTGCTCCGGATATGCACGGATATCGGTCACATGGATGGGTGCAATATTTCCATAgtccacaaacaaaatgctggGATAGCCATCACCCACAAGCTCCAGCGAAACGCCGCGACACCATTTGCCCATATATTTGGCAATGCACAGTTCACCTTtcctgcaaataaaattgattagAAATTCACTTCGCTTGTGGGATTGTGTCTGCGCTTACGGAGCAGCATAGGTCTCCGCTTTGGCAATCTTTTCTCCATAGTCCTGGAATGCGCGCTGCATTTTTGTGATCTCCACGGCCAAGCCTGCGGGTGTGCAGTGGATGATGCCGTACTTTAAGAACGAATTGTCAGTGACAATCAAGTCAATGTTCTTTCCTGGTGGCGCAGCCACATGCGGCAGAAactacagcaaaaaaaaaacacaaattaaaatgctgaAATGCCGATGGAACTTTCAAGCTTACATCTTCATTGAATCCGCGTTCCTGCAAGCCGGGCTCGACGGGTGTCATAACCTTTTTGAA from Drosophila subobscura isolate 14011-0131.10 chromosome O, UCBerk_Dsub_1.0, whole genome shotgun sequence encodes:
- the LOC117897508 gene encoding endoribonuclease Dcr-1 isoform X9 encodes the protein MAFHWCDNNLHTTVFTPRDFQVELLAAAYERNTIICLGHRSSKEFIALKLLQELSRRGRRHGKVSVYLSCEVGKDKEPAAIYTMLTHLTDLRVWQEQPDMQVPFAHCWTDYHVSILRPEGLLCLLESRELPLSSIELIVLEDCHDSAVYQRILPIFEEHILPAVPSDRPRVLGLAGPLHSAGCELQQLSAMLVTLEQNVLCRIETASDIVTVLRYCSKPHEYIVQCAPFEMDELSLVLADILNTHKSFLVDHRYDPFEIYGMDQFMEDLKDIPDPKLDPLYVIDSLLVVLHEMGPWCTQRAAHHFYQSNEKLKVKTPHERHYLLYCLVSTALVQLHSLCDHTFQKQQGAGDPRQTIERYSSPKVKRLLQTLRCFKPEDSHGHGQADGLRKIRHQVEHADFNKLSHALETKCQVVDQLETQATDTRSLVANLEHILQHPEGKPFPKRNSHRPPPPTTTQAHSSPAKGKHGANSHNRVRRRVYTRRHNRDQHDGGDTLCALIYCNQNHTARVLFELLAEMGKRDADLKFLRCQYTTDRVADPATEPKEAELEHRRQEEVLKRFRMHDCNVLIGTSVLEEGIDVPKCNLVVRWDPPTTYRSYVQCKGRARAAPAYHVILVAPRYVSPVIGEVQLTDKSHRFVCGPAGDSAEVDSDSDDSAMPNSLGSDPYTFGTARGTVKILNPEVFSSVPPTACEIKEIQDETPAIALDSSNSSDEAVSLNNTPPSESQSSGERKPRKRFQCEVPAPKENDDQTEAHAAMEDGLASTTKALVHQMAQYREIEQMLLSKCANTEPPEQEQQEAERFNSCLAAYRPKPQLLTGASVDLGTAIALVNKYCARLPSDTFTKLTALWRCTRSERAGVTLYQYTLRLPINSPLKHDIVGLPLPTQTLARRLAALQACVELHKIGELDDQLQPIGKEGFRALEADWECFELEPEDEQIVQLSDEPRPGTTKRRQYYYKRIASEFCDCRPVAGAPCYLYFIKLTLQCPIPEEQNTRGRKIYPPEDAQQGFGILTMKRIPKLSAFSIFTRSGEVKVSLELAKERVVLTPEQIGCINGFLNYTFTNVLRLQKFLMLFDPDSTENCVFIVPTLKTGSPQGSKQIDWKFLELIQANGNTMPKSVPDEERLAQPFDAQRFQDAVVMPWYRNQDQPQYFYVAEICPHLSPLSCFPGDNYRTFKHYYFVKYGLTIQNAAQPLLDVDHTSARLNFLTPRYVNRKGVALPTSSEETKRAKRENLEQKQILVPELCTVHPFPASLWRTAVCLPCILYRINGLLLADDIRKQVSADLGLGRQQIDQEEQFEWPMLDFGWSLSEVLKKSRESKQKDSAVTNGKAQVTKAESEPLPVASEAATVEEKAAAKSANELIIEGEQKLQEADEDFIEIGTWSNDMADDIASFDDEDEDEEDEESYLPVLPANVKFCDEQTRYGSPTFWDVSNADGSLKQPKSKSKQQQSAAGKGRAAGKPSFTYYDSDNSLGSSYGEDDHGVPLNYFHGNYSSDEDAVADDIDAGRIAFTSKNEAETIETAQDVEKRQKQISIIQATNANERQYQQTKNLLIGFKFDEQRPQLEDCAQPSVDYEQSILKLQSEIESCGMLVPHDQQLSLKRSDPAEAHVSTHSMIELLKQLLPYVPEEKLLQKLGERPEFQLSDLIDLNADWVGAHADEIYSVLGCGDSFDNYNDHHRLNLEEKQLRLQYDRLQISGASPVKATPPMILPAGFSFDLQPELVGHPGPSPSVILQALTMSNANDGINLERLETIGDSFLKYAITTYLYITYENVHEGKLSHLRSKQVANLNLYRLGRRKRLGEYMIATKFEPHDNWLPPCYYVPKELEKALIEAKIPTHHWKLADLLDIKNLSSVQICEMVREKAEALGLTDSGADQATAQPTTVPLDESNESCNDFSCFIPYNLVSQHSIPDKSIADCVEALIGAYLIECGPRGALLFMAWLGVRVLPYNRQPAAASDVERTPGSTSPDANQMVTVYGSWPTPRSPLLHYAPHAERELEHLLSGFDEFEASLGYRFRDRSYLLQAMTHASYTPNRLTDCYQRLEFLGDAVLDYLITRHLYEDPRQHSPGALTDLRSALVNNTIFASLAVRHGFHKFFRHLSPGLNDVIDRFVRIQQENGHSISEEYYLLSEEECDDAEDVEVPKALGDVFESIAGAIFLDSNMSLDVVWHVYSNMMSPEIEQFSNSVPKSPIRELLELEPETAKFGKPEKLADGRRVRVTVDVFSKGTFRGIGRNYRIAKCTAAKCALRQLKKQGLIAKKD
- the LOC117897519 gene encoding uncharacterized protein LOC117897519 → MRRSQAPSVRRAAKRGYQEVAPQEEPPADWPAATPTTMEWGTAKGYESVGPRELKPGENPLKEGRIFHVLWRNQTTKKHKIWTGNGTLVIAESKATLKDDTGKVVDSMTCFRQRNFKENDQLQVGSKDVELQDEFKTVEECIEYRKLEIANWCAKIDALNGHIETPTPPGGSSKPGRVSDPPVRPPLRTSLLNKGSAPAATYKQIEYMCFLQPAEHQAKALQQLHELSQRSDMEPHIIAELGKHICDHPVLLKTRVSELQSCEAMQLLLLQLPPWQEMGPDDSTKFEFVSLMLDDLATAGSHKICVLANSQNCLELFKGYCRSYDMPHMQLDNASDVATFNSTEAQAARVALVLASRSSEIRSLLCQYLIIYNYDARSRAEQLLAGKEMDTKVYTLITSSGCSEELEFYKSLELVPGGATNALANLSNVKPPYSQEFLEDASISVNLESLTNIFVKKNVK